One window from the genome of Nocardia higoensis encodes:
- a CDS encoding TetR/AcrR family transcriptional regulator: MDGRKRRWRQHKIDRREELVDGTLAAVRARGASAGMDEIATQIGVSKTVLYRYFADKNDLVHATMQRFIEQTLMPRVYGAISLDADEYQLTRSALTAYVVTVDEDPEVYRFIMGNGSDSSSLAEFEKLFADVVSVVLSERAGSRGIDTTGSQLWSYVLVGGIQLATHWWTTDKSLTREEVIDYLTMMVWSAIEGMARTGGSRAEFNKQQHVLPVPEIDPTV, from the coding sequence GTGGACGGTCGCAAACGCCGGTGGCGCCAGCACAAGATCGATCGTCGCGAAGAGCTGGTCGACGGCACGCTCGCGGCGGTACGCGCCCGCGGCGCGTCCGCGGGCATGGACGAGATCGCCACCCAGATCGGCGTCTCGAAAACCGTCCTCTACCGCTACTTCGCCGACAAGAACGACCTGGTCCACGCGACCATGCAGCGGTTCATCGAGCAGACCCTGATGCCGCGCGTGTACGGCGCGATCAGCCTGGACGCCGACGAATACCAGCTGACCCGCTCGGCGCTGACGGCCTACGTGGTGACCGTGGACGAGGACCCCGAGGTCTACCGCTTCATCATGGGCAACGGCTCCGACTCCTCCTCGCTGGCGGAGTTCGAGAAGCTGTTCGCCGATGTCGTCTCCGTGGTGCTCAGCGAGCGCGCGGGCTCGCGCGGCATCGACACCACCGGCTCCCAGCTGTGGTCGTATGTGCTGGTCGGCGGCATCCAGCTGGCGACGCACTGGTGGACCACCGACAAGTCGCTGACCCGCGAGGAAGTCATCGACTACCTCACGATGATGGTGTGGAGCGCGATCGAGGGCATGGCCCGCACCGGCGGCTCCCGGGCGGAATTCAACAAGCAACAGCACGTGCTGCCGGTCCCGGAGATCGATCCGACGGTCTGA